A stretch of Anas acuta chromosome 3, bAnaAcu1.1, whole genome shotgun sequence DNA encodes these proteins:
- the FAM161A gene encoding protein FAM161A isoform X2, which produces MAAVPAAPGPRSPPGASSRAPAAQDALDVDSNADREQTLPLHGDSNKWIDFSKMCTSNQEYYLKLEELKNAHVETMAKLESMYRNKLYLKGVQPVARKDAASNGCCRPTWEKSSYQPLNLHKSFSDSDLSDPLGSGVSGGSDKELAFEENGSETGSSSFAKQRIEKMWDGFSVEDYIARTKHSLPNSPVFRMTRKKQKAWSPKVTVPKPFQMTIREARKKEQNVKSKSQIEMENNLLKKQLEEEAECQKKFRANPVPAAVFLPLYHEIIQRNEERRKSVKERSKLKLLASQKPFKFIEREKQRNEIRKMQLRDLSTPEKKPKPFKAKPIPKCVYSPAVNDKLQEEELYREIRIRMRAEELLRNSSLPTSRLALKNTNKKKKHKCVEPKETEHKPKIKPDVPDFERLHQKFQKRLLQKKQVKHLTVCEPFDLRTPHIPSNKGKILRDIQEDEERLKETRWPYTSPRRKPQTRGANSPLSGFGESKSPKITQSTQRRLQAIRNYEKQRMQEYLQELQEMEERVNQRPLLLERVTQKNARIAAEKHYSNTLRALGVCPEFVSKKGQTTKLLGCSNAEDFGLDVKERANKDKVKERESFLSAEAVDISPQAEQSCEEEEEKREGVRASTKDSKSSEAEDEEETRASPHVQQPCHTGEASPSSDQHCEEEDGEAKAGLPRDHSLEEEEDEEENRSRPSSQSDRSPEPQEGQSDPEAEGAFGYEDEEYESDDSEEKDSDGEAD; this is translated from the exons ATGGCAGCCGTGCCTGCGGCCCccgggccccgctcccctcccggcGCCAGCAGCCGGGCCCCGGCCGCCCAG GATGCTCTTGATGTGGATTCAAATGCTGACAGAGAGCAGACCCTCCCTCTACATGGAGACAGTAACAAATGGATAGACTTTTCCAAAATGTGCACTTCTAATCAAGAATATTACTTGAAGCTAGAAGAGTTGAAGAATGCCCATGTGGAGACCATGGCAAAGTTAGAAAGTATGTATCGGAATAAACTCTATTTAAAAGGAGTACAGCCTGTGGCCAGGAAAGATGCTGCTTCTAATGGGTGTTGCAG GCCAacttgggagaagagctcatATCAGCCTCTAAATTTGCACAAATCCTTCTCTGACTCTGACTTAAGCGATCCCTTAGGCTCAGGTGTATCTGGTGGGTCTGACAAAGAATTAGCATTTGAAGAAAACGGTAGTGAAACTGGATCATCATCATTTGCTAAGCAACGGATTGAAAAAATGTGGGACGGGTTCTCTGTGGAAGACTACATTGCCCGAACCAAACACAGCTTACCAAACTCGCCGGTCTTCAGAATGACGCGGAAGAAGCAGAAGGCATGGTCACCAAAAGTGACTGTGCCCAAGCCTTTCCAGATGACCATTCGAgaagctagaaaaaaagaacagaacgTCAAATCAAAGTCCCAgattgaaatggaaaataacttactgaagaagcagctggaggaagaagCGGAGTGTCAGAAAAAATTCCGAGCTAACCCAGTGCCCGCTGCAGTCTTCCTTCCGCTCTACCATGAAATCatacaaagaaatgaagagCGCAGGAAGTCCGTGAAAGAGAGAAGCAAACTCAAGCTCTTGGCTTCTCAGAAGCCATTTAAATTCATTGAAAGAGAGAAGCAAAGGAATGAAATTAGGAAAATGCAATTAAGAGACCTTTCCACAcctgaaaagaaaccaaaaccattcAAAGCAAAACCAATTCCTAAATGTGTTTATAGTCCAGCTGTTAATGACAAGTTACAGGAGGAAGAGCTCTACAGAGAAATTAGGATTAGAATGAGAGCTGAGGAGTTGCTGCGTAATTCATCCCTACCCACCAGCAGGCTGGCTTTAAAGAACAccaataaaaagaagaaacacaagtGCGTGGAACCAAAGGAGACAGAACATAAACCCAAGATCAAACCAGATGTTCCAGATTTTGAACGACTCCACCAGAAATTTCAGAAACGGCTCCTGcaaaaaaaacaggtgaaacACCTTACAGTCTGTGAACCATTTGATCTTCGTACTCCACACATTCCTTCAAACAAGGGGAAGATTTTGAGGGACATTCAAGAGGATGAAGAAAGGTTGAAGGAAACACGCTGGCCATACACCTCTCCAAGACGTAAACCTCAAACGAGAGGTGCAAATTCACCTCTCTCGGGATTTGGAGAATCTAAATCACCAAAAATCACTCAATCCACACAACGAAGGCTACAAGCCATCAG GAATTACGAGAAGCAGAGAATGCAAGAATATTTGCAAGAGTTacaagaaatggaagaaagagtAAACCAAAGGCCATTGCTTTTGGAAAGAGTCACTCAG aaaaatgCCAGAATAGCTGCAGAAAAGCATTATTCTAATACACTGAGAGCTCTGGGGGTATGTCCAGAGTTTGTTTCAAAGAAAGGACAAACAACTAAATTGCTAGGATGCTCCAATGCTGAAGATTTTGGTCTTGATGTCAAAGAAAG AGCCAACAAGGATAAAGTGAAAGAAAGGGAATCCTTCCTTTCAGCAGAAGCAGTTGACATCAGCCCTCAGGCTGAGCAGTcctgcgaggaggaggaagagaagagagaaggtgTCAGAGCTTCCACAAAAGACAGTAAATCCAGTGAGGCAGAGGACGAGGAGGAGACCAGAGCCAGCCCTCACGTTCAGCAGCCTTGCCACACAGGGGAGGCCAGCCCCAGTTCTGACCAACACTGTGAAGAGGAGGATGGGGAAGCAAAGGCAGGCCTTCCACGTGACCATtccctggaggaggaggaagatgaggaggagaaTCGGTCAAGACCTAGCTCTCAGTCTGACCGGTCCCCTGAGCCGCAAGAGGGTCAGTCCGACCCTGAAGCTGAGGGTGCCTTTGGGTACGAGGATGAGGAATACGAAAGTGATGATTCGGAAGAGAAAGACAGTGATGGTGAAGCTGACTGA
- the FAM161A gene encoding protein FAM161A isoform X1 produces MAAVPAAPGPRSPPGASSRAPAAQDALDVDSNADREQTLPLHGDSNKWIDFSKMCTSNQEYYLKLEELKNAHVETMAKLESMYRNKLYLKGVQPVARKDAASNGCCRPTWEKSSYQPLNLHKSFSDSDLSDPLGSGVSGGSDKELAFEENGSETGSSSFAKQRIEKMWDGFSVEDYIARTKHSLPNSPVFRMTRKKQKAWSPKVTVPKPFQMTIREARKKEQNVKSKSQIEMENNLLKKQLEEEAECQKKFRANPVPAAVFLPLYHEIIQRNEERRKSVKERSKLKLLASQKPFKFIEREKQRNEIRKMQLRDLSTPEKKPKPFKAKPIPKCVYSPAVNDKLQEEELYREIRIRMRAEELLRNSSLPTSRLALKNTNKKKKHKCVEPKETEHKPKIKPDVPDFERLHQKFQKRLLQKKQVKHLTVCEPFDLRTPHIPSNKGKILRDIQEDEERLKETRWPYTSPRRKPQTRGANSPLSGFGESKSPKITQSTQRRLQAIRNSLEEKRKLEEQQKRNRTKQKQRTKKLQKIVTTRAEANDPHQSLAQMSKSKLETFRNYEKQRMQEYLQELQEMEERVNQRPLLLERVTQKNARIAAEKHYSNTLRALGVCPEFVSKKGQTTKLLGCSNAEDFGLDVKERANKDKVKERESFLSAEAVDISPQAEQSCEEEEEKREGVRASTKDSKSSEAEDEEETRASPHVQQPCHTGEASPSSDQHCEEEDGEAKAGLPRDHSLEEEEDEEENRSRPSSQSDRSPEPQEGQSDPEAEGAFGYEDEEYESDDSEEKDSDGEAD; encoded by the exons ATGGCAGCCGTGCCTGCGGCCCccgggccccgctcccctcccggcGCCAGCAGCCGGGCCCCGGCCGCCCAG GATGCTCTTGATGTGGATTCAAATGCTGACAGAGAGCAGACCCTCCCTCTACATGGAGACAGTAACAAATGGATAGACTTTTCCAAAATGTGCACTTCTAATCAAGAATATTACTTGAAGCTAGAAGAGTTGAAGAATGCCCATGTGGAGACCATGGCAAAGTTAGAAAGTATGTATCGGAATAAACTCTATTTAAAAGGAGTACAGCCTGTGGCCAGGAAAGATGCTGCTTCTAATGGGTGTTGCAG GCCAacttgggagaagagctcatATCAGCCTCTAAATTTGCACAAATCCTTCTCTGACTCTGACTTAAGCGATCCCTTAGGCTCAGGTGTATCTGGTGGGTCTGACAAAGAATTAGCATTTGAAGAAAACGGTAGTGAAACTGGATCATCATCATTTGCTAAGCAACGGATTGAAAAAATGTGGGACGGGTTCTCTGTGGAAGACTACATTGCCCGAACCAAACACAGCTTACCAAACTCGCCGGTCTTCAGAATGACGCGGAAGAAGCAGAAGGCATGGTCACCAAAAGTGACTGTGCCCAAGCCTTTCCAGATGACCATTCGAgaagctagaaaaaaagaacagaacgTCAAATCAAAGTCCCAgattgaaatggaaaataacttactgaagaagcagctggaggaagaagCGGAGTGTCAGAAAAAATTCCGAGCTAACCCAGTGCCCGCTGCAGTCTTCCTTCCGCTCTACCATGAAATCatacaaagaaatgaagagCGCAGGAAGTCCGTGAAAGAGAGAAGCAAACTCAAGCTCTTGGCTTCTCAGAAGCCATTTAAATTCATTGAAAGAGAGAAGCAAAGGAATGAAATTAGGAAAATGCAATTAAGAGACCTTTCCACAcctgaaaagaaaccaaaaccattcAAAGCAAAACCAATTCCTAAATGTGTTTATAGTCCAGCTGTTAATGACAAGTTACAGGAGGAAGAGCTCTACAGAGAAATTAGGATTAGAATGAGAGCTGAGGAGTTGCTGCGTAATTCATCCCTACCCACCAGCAGGCTGGCTTTAAAGAACAccaataaaaagaagaaacacaagtGCGTGGAACCAAAGGAGACAGAACATAAACCCAAGATCAAACCAGATGTTCCAGATTTTGAACGACTCCACCAGAAATTTCAGAAACGGCTCCTGcaaaaaaaacaggtgaaacACCTTACAGTCTGTGAACCATTTGATCTTCGTACTCCACACATTCCTTCAAACAAGGGGAAGATTTTGAGGGACATTCAAGAGGATGAAGAAAGGTTGAAGGAAACACGCTGGCCATACACCTCTCCAAGACGTAAACCTCAAACGAGAGGTGCAAATTCACCTCTCTCGGGATTTGGAGAATCTAAATCACCAAAAATCACTCAATCCACACAACGAAGGCTACAAGCCATCAG GAATTCActtgaggaaaagagaaagctggaagaacaacaaaaaagaaacaggacaaagcagaaacaaagaacgaaaaaactgcagaaaattgTTACAACTCGGGCTGAGGCCAATGACCCACATCAGAGCCTAGCTCAGATGTCTAAATCCAAATTAGAAACATTCAG GAATTACGAGAAGCAGAGAATGCAAGAATATTTGCAAGAGTTacaagaaatggaagaaagagtAAACCAAAGGCCATTGCTTTTGGAAAGAGTCACTCAG aaaaatgCCAGAATAGCTGCAGAAAAGCATTATTCTAATACACTGAGAGCTCTGGGGGTATGTCCAGAGTTTGTTTCAAAGAAAGGACAAACAACTAAATTGCTAGGATGCTCCAATGCTGAAGATTTTGGTCTTGATGTCAAAGAAAG AGCCAACAAGGATAAAGTGAAAGAAAGGGAATCCTTCCTTTCAGCAGAAGCAGTTGACATCAGCCCTCAGGCTGAGCAGTcctgcgaggaggaggaagagaagagagaaggtgTCAGAGCTTCCACAAAAGACAGTAAATCCAGTGAGGCAGAGGACGAGGAGGAGACCAGAGCCAGCCCTCACGTTCAGCAGCCTTGCCACACAGGGGAGGCCAGCCCCAGTTCTGACCAACACTGTGAAGAGGAGGATGGGGAAGCAAAGGCAGGCCTTCCACGTGACCATtccctggaggaggaggaagatgaggaggagaaTCGGTCAAGACCTAGCTCTCAGTCTGACCGGTCCCCTGAGCCGCAAGAGGGTCAGTCCGACCCTGAAGCTGAGGGTGCCTTTGGGTACGAGGATGAGGAATACGAAAGTGATGATTCGGAAGAGAAAGACAGTGATGGTGAAGCTGACTGA